In the genome of Primulina tabacum isolate GXHZ01 chromosome 13, ASM2559414v2, whole genome shotgun sequence, the window CACACCATAAACTCAAAATTGAACCAGTTTCTACCTGGTGCTTGCTAGAAATGAGGATTTGATCTTTCCAAGTGTCATCACTATATCAATCATTTTAATTCTCTCCCGTGGTGAAATGGCTAAACAATTCATTGCTAGGTCGAAAATCGACGAGAGACACTGCTCCTTTTCTGAGAAATGCTGGTCTTCTTGTTCGAGTAAGCCAGCGGCAGCAATTTCGGTTACTATGTTTTCTTGTAATGCTTTACGCACCCAATCCTTTAAGCTCATTTCTTCAGTAAACATCTCTTCAGTCGGCTTCTTACTCGTAAATAGCTCCAACAATATGATGCCATAACTGTATATATCACAGCAAGTTGATACCTTCCCTTCTGATCCATACTCTGATACCAAGCATCCAAAGAAACTCATCCGTTGACAGTTTAAATAGTAGTCATATTAAAGATGAAAATTATGGTGTCGAAAGAAATAAAAAGATTATGATCACCTGGTGCCATATAGCCGATGGTTGCCAATGTGATTGTCTGTCGAAAAGCCTCCCCTTCTCCAAAGATTTGGGCTATTCCAAAATCGCAAACATGAGCTGTCATATCTTTGTCGATCAGGATGTTACTAGGTTTTAAATCGCAATGAATGATTTGTAACAGTATCCCATGATGAAGATATTCGAGAGCTAGTGCGACATCAATTGCTATGTTCAATCTCTGTAGCAAATCCAAAGAATTATTAGCGGAATATAGCCATTTCTCAAGGCTACCATTAGGCATATACTCCAAAACCAATGCTTTGAAATCCATGTTGGTGCAACAACTTATGATACGAACTAAATTCTTGTGACGAATGGTGCTCATTACTTCACACTCGACTTCAAAGCTTTTGATGGCCCGTTCTGGTTGCACGTTGAAAACCTTCACCGCAATGTTTAAGCCATCAGTGAGTGTCCCTTTGTATACTGAACCAAAGCTCCCCCTTCCGATAATGCTGACTTCACTAAAGTCTTCCGTTGCTTGTCGGAGTTCATGGTAAGAAATCCGCCTCCAAGAAATAATTGATGAGTTCTCAACTTGAGTTTGTTTTTTGTTAGGTTTACGTCTTCGTAGTATCCAGATTGACAAGGACACGGCCACGATAGCTAATACAGTGGGAGCTAAGATGTATTTGACAAAGGAAACATGTTTTGAGCTATACTTATCAACATCTTCAAGGTGACAAGGTGGGACTTGCAGTCGAACATCACCGCAAAGTGCATAGTTCATTGTAAACGATTGAGCTGTAAAGTTCGAGAAAGGTCCTCCATTGGGGATTTCTCCTTCTAGTCTATTGTAGGATAGATCAAGATAACTTAGAAACATAAGTGACTCTAACGACTTTGGAATACGTCCAGAGATATTATTGTGTGAAAGATCCAAAGATACCAAGCCTCGCAAGTCTCTCGTAGACTGAGGAATACTTCCTTGAAGGTTATTGTGCGCGAAAGATAGGTTCTCCAAAGACTGCAAGAGTCCAATATTGATTGGGATATCACCCGAAAATAGATTCCAAGACAAGTCAAGATTCTGGAGTGACTTCAAATTTGGGATCTCTAATGGTATGTTACCACTTAAGAAGTTAGTGGACAAGTTTAGTTCAAAAAGACCTGCAATATTCCATAAGTTTGGTATCACAGAAGTCAATCTGTTGGAGTCTAAGAACAATCTACTAAGGGCCTTTAAATCCCCAAAGCATGTTGGTATTGTGCCGTTGAGCATGTTTTCACTCAAGTACAATTCACTCAATCTGTTCAGTCGGCAAAGTTCTGTGGGTATGTGCCCTTGCAGTCTATTTTGTCTGAGAAATAACTGTTCAATTTGTGATAATTCCCCTACAGTTTTCGGGATCAATCCAGTAAACTCATTCCTATCTAAGTTTAGAGATTTGAGGCCTGTCAAGTTTCCAATTGTAGGAGGAATGGATCCCTTTATGTGGCATCCAGCTGCATCGAAAGACCAAAGAGATTTGGATAAATTCCCAAGTGAAGTTGGAAGGATGCCGTTCAATTTGTTTAACGAAAGATCCAGACTCTCAAAATGAGGACAATTGGCCAGTGAAGAGataaatctcaattcttgaTTAGGATTTTCCCCGTTTAGATTATTTCCTTCAAGAAATAGCCACTTAAGAAGCCTTAAATTGCCAAAATCCGGTACCATACCCGTAAATGAGTTGTTTTCGATGCTTATTATAGTAAGCATAGAAGCATTGTTTATCGTATTTGGGATCGTTCCAGAGAGGTTGTTGCTACCTAGAGTGAGTGTTTCTAAATTTAGAAGTGAAATCCCCATATTTCTGGGAAGTTGACCTCTAAAGTGGTTGTTAGAAAGTTCCAGCTCTGTTAGCATTGAAATGTTGAAAATGGAGACAGGAATGGACCCAAATAACCCATTTGTAGACAAGTAAAGCATCTCAAGTTTAAGATTACCGAGGTCTGAGGGTATCTCTCCTGCAAACAAAGGTAGCATAGAAAATAGACTAAAACTCCCAACAACGGAAATAGTAATAATATGAAAGAAATTAGCGTAAGAAGTGGAAAACCCGTAATCTTGTTATCTCCTAAATCCAAGCTCTTGAGCTGAGTCAGGTTCCCAATTTGCTTTGGTATAGCGCCTGTGAATATATTATTCGACAGACTTAGAATCGAAAGCTTTCTGCAATTAAGCAAGTTGGGAAAGATTTGTCCTCTCAGGCGATTTGATCCAAGTTCCAGCACCTCAAGATTCGGGAGCTGAATGTCCAATGGGAGACTTCCAGACAAGTTGTTCGAAGAAAGATCAAGCACTATCAGAGAAGATAAGTTGAAGATAACAGATGGAATTTCCCATGATATCGAGTTGTTCATCGCGGTAAGCATCTCTACTCGGGAGAGGTTGCCTATCCCCACTGGAATCCCTCCTACAAGATTGTTTCCTCCTAGATATAATCTCTTGAGCATTGTCAACTCCCCAATCTCTTTTGGTATGCTTCCATTAAATTCATTAATCGACAAGGATAATATCTCCAAGGATTTACACTTGTATATGTTTGAAGGAATGACACCGGAGAGGCGGTTCAAAGATAACCCGAGTATGTATAGTTTGGACAAATTGTCACACAAGTTCATCGGGATCGTGCCTGAAAAGCTATTATTCGTGAGATATATCTTTTGGAGGGACGAAATGTTGAATATTGGATATGGTATTGTTCCCGTCAATTGGTTGAAACTGATGCCCAACATTTGCAAACTTGAAAGATTACCTATTTCTTGTGGAAGAGTTCCACGTAAAGAATTATAGGACATGTCAAATATCTCTAAGTTTGAAAGGTTGGATAAAGTAGGGACGTCACCGACaaaattgttttcaaacaacTTGATTTGctcaagttctttgaaggtacCAAGAAACAACGGAACGATACCTGTCAAATTGTTGGCTCCTAAGTTGAACACTTTCAATCTACGCAAACCTGATAATTCTTCTGGTATTCGACCTGTGAAGCTATTAGAACTCAGgtccaaagatctcaaaaacgtCAAGTTTCCAAGATGTGGGGCGATGGTGCCTTCAAGATTCCAACCATGGAGGTCCAGAGCTGTGATCCTCTGGTTAGGTCCACAGGAAACACCGACCCAGAAACAAAAAGAAGCCCCATTGCTGGTCGACCAATTTCTTGCCAATATATTAAAAGGGTCTGAAATTATTCTTGATTTGAATGCGAGAAGAGATTCTTCATCTGTAGAAAAGTTCAGATTTGTTCTCGCAAGTGTTACAGATATAGAACAACAGAGTACTGCGAAAAATGAAACGGCCATGGGAAATAAGAGTGTCTCCGTGATATTTTTGTCCATAATTCTGGAGATGGATACACAGGTAGATTCTCAGGGTTGGTTTGAAGATATTTTATTTGTCCAGTTATTGTGCATTAATTTAGCGCTTTGCCAAGTTGACTGGTTATCGTTGACATGGGTTTCGTTCAAAGTCGACGATATTGACTTTTACACAGTCCTCGTTGAGACCATATTATTACGTCAAAAATTTGCATGAGACGGttttcacggatcgtattttatgagacaggtcttttatttgggtcatcaatgaaaaaatattactttttatacgaagagtattactttttattgtgaaatatcggtaaggttgaccatgtttcatatataaagattcgtgagatcatctcacaagaaacctactctatTGTTATTATGCtatgttaataaaataatattttttcagtcGCCATGGATCTATGTTTTCTCCTCACGGTGTAACAAACAAATAACGAGCTTGAGATTGGCGTGGTATCGATGGTTTTAATAACGTAGTCATATGAAGGATGAAATTTCGTGTGTGGGTTTATTCTTTGCAAATCATAGCCTAAATATTATGCATTTTATGTGTAAAATATAATAAGTTCCTTTGGGTACTTAGAATGTAATTAGAATTCCCATAACAACTTATGTTTATTTCTTAAGGAAAACAATCGTCactaatttgaaattttgaatcaATTCAGTTTTGCAATATTTCCTGTATTTCGAATAAATATGCAGAATAGTGCTCTCTCCATTTAAtcaacattattttaaattaaattgatcaAGTTGTAACAGCACAATAAAAGAGGATTTAAGACCATTTGACTCATTATTCAGCAATCTCACAACAGCAAAAAAAATATAAGCATGCATCTTcaaattcgaaaatttaaacAGAACACATGCAGCTGTTTCGGAGGAGTTGTAACAACTGATTTAAGGTCCATTAATAGTCATTATTGAGTGACTACAACTGCCTATTCTGCTAATCATTTCAACCTATAAATAGTGGCTAAAGGTTGAGGGGAAACGCAACCAAAGCATCACCAAATCCCTGCAATTTCCAAGCATCAAAGTTTGTTATATTTCAGATGAGAAGTGCTGCGGGAATTACGAGATATCAGCGGCATCTTGAAGCCAAGTTTCTGCCATCTCGAAACTTTGCAAACAGGCAAGTTCGAGGCATTCCACCAGctttcgtttttgacatttaAGTTGTTCTTCTCTCAATTTTTTGAAGATAATAATTAGGTATGTGGGCTTATAtatatgctttaaaataattatgttcatgttttttgAAAACTTGATCGTACACTATTTGATTCATGCTCTTTCATCCATATATGTTTCCTTTCACGTGATTTCTTTGTAATGCTATGAAATCTCGAAAAAAAATACACTGTTAGGATTCAAATTAGAAGTGGTAAGAAAATTTTCGAAACATTAAAAGATAGGATAAGGCCTTGATGCGGTGTGTTATAATAACCAATATATGGCCTCACCCCCTTAGAGGAGGAACAATTAGGGACTGATTAATATACCATGAACAAATATATGAATAGCAGTCCcttgttttgatatgttttgatgCCTTGTTTCGAATTCTGTTTGTCTCATGTCTTGATTCATGTTACGATATGTTCTGT includes:
- the LOC142522276 gene encoding uncharacterized protein LOC142522276; its protein translation is MDKNITETLLFPMAVSFFAVLCCSISVTLARTNLNFSTDEESLLAFKSRIISDPFNILARNWSTSNGASFCFWVGVSCGPNQRITALDLHGWNLEGTIAPHLGNLTFLRSLDLSSNSFTGRIPEELSGLRRLKVFNLGANNLTGIVPLFLGTFKELEQIKLFENNFVGDVPTLSNLSNLEIFDMSYNSLRGTLPQEIGNLSSLQMLGISFNQLTGTIPYPIFNISSLQKIYLTNNSFSGTIPMNLCDNLSKLYILGLSLNRLSGVIPSNIYKCKSLEILSLSINEFNGSIPKEIGELTMLKRLYLGGNNLVGGIPVGIGNLSRVEMLTAMNNSISWEIPSVIFNLSSLIVLDLSSNNLSGSLPLDIQLPNLEVLELGSNRLRGQIFPNLLNCRKLSILSLSNNIFTGAIPKQIGNLTQLKSLDLGDNKITGEIPSDLGNLKLEMLYLSTNGLFGSIPVSIFNISMLTELELSNNHFRGQLPRNMGISLLNLETLTLGSNNLSGTIPNTINNASMLTIISIENNSFTGMVPDFGNLRLLKWLFLEGNNLNGENPNQELRFISSLANCPHFESLDLSLNKLNGILPTSLGNLSKSLWSFDAAGCHIKGSIPPTIGNLTGLKSLNLDRNEFTGLIPKTVGELSQIEQLFLRQNRLQGHIPTELCRLNRLSELYLSENMLNGTIPTCFGDLKALSRLFLDSNRLTSVIPNLWNIAGLFELNLSTNFLSGNIPLEIPNLKSLQNLDLSWNLFSGDIPINIGLLQSLENLSFAHNNLQGSIPQSTRDLRGLVSLDLSHNNISGRIPKSLESLMFLSYLDLSYNRLEGEIPNGGPFSNFTAQSFTMNYALCGDVRLQVPPCHLEDVDKYSSKHVSFVKYILAPTVLAIVAVSLSIWILRRRKPNKKQTQVENSSIISWRRISYHELRQATEDFSEVSIIGRGSFGSVYKGTLTDGLNIAVKVFNVQPERAIKSFEVECEVMSTIRHKNLVRIISCCTNMDFKALVLEYMPNGSLEKWLYSANNSLDLLQRLNIAIDVALALEYLHHGILLQIIHCDLKPSNILIDKDMTAHVCDFGIAQIFGEGEAFRQTITLATIGYMAPEYGSEGKVSTCCDIYSYGIILLELFTSKKPTEEMFTEEMSLKDWVRKALQENIVTEIAAAGLLEQEDQHFSEKEQCLSSIFDLAMNCLAISPRERIKMIDIVMTLGKIKSSFLASTR